A genomic stretch from Onychostoma macrolepis isolate SWU-2019 chromosome 02, ASM1243209v1, whole genome shotgun sequence includes:
- the LOC131551925 gene encoding corticoliberin, whose amino-acid sequence MKLHVLLAAVSLGVFVSLSGSAPGHTNTQLPVLMRLGEEYFIRLDNADRRSPSRTEALQLQLTQRLLGGKLGRVGNGITNSLEERERRSEDPPISLDLTFHLLREVLQMARAEQLAQRVSNNRKIMDDLGK is encoded by the coding sequence ATGAAGCTGCACGTGCTACTCGCTGCTGTGTCTCTCGGTGTCTTCGTCTCGCTTTCTGGATCCGCTCCCGGACACACGAACACGCAGCTGCCGGTGTTGATGCGCTTAGGAGAGGAGTACTTCATCAGACTGGACAACGCCGACCGGAGATCACCGTCACGCACCGAGGCGCTTCAGCTGCAGCTCACGCAGCGGCTGTTAGGAGGTAAGCTCGGTCGTGTCGGTAACGGGATCACGAACAGCCTCGAGGAGCGGGAGCGCCGGTCTGAGGATCCGCCAATTTCGCTGGATCTGACTTTTCACCTGTTGCGCGAGGTGCTGCAGATGGCGCGAGCCGAACAACTGGCCCAGCGCGTGAGCAACAACCGCAAGATTATGGACGATTTAGGAAAATAA